In Fusarium oxysporum f. sp. lycopersici 4287 chromosome 4, whole genome shotgun sequence, a genomic segment contains:
- a CDS encoding serine/threonine protein kinase: MLCNRLSLTTPQPRPYRFADGIDGTFQRLDDSLRFAHWIRDWSESHLRQGSAVAGLIDVRSQTLETDLDALRYELHEMGSSIVNGVPTYIGELLERIKRCVAELTELVDFYGQNREQGRSDALDALFASQFILDIDERTGYPRSLPNQQGLVQMAISIAETLGKTSLNGASLVPQMEAVQSFEEHRPHLERCLFQFARMLEPRYVHTYNKTEDVPYEQKAFEPIAKGSFGAVVRVEHKKTSEELAMKTFFCNDRSKILQEIGVLEVCNHPNIVKLVEAFTVANDERYEEDNGIIHLILRPWAPYTLEDFLKSTDGKRKDRCKWFSPGSPQSGLCIYRIMKKLAQAVASMHGRSIKHKDIKPDNILLHEPNSPNIRPLLTDVGVSKVFIRGGSTNFDDCSYIFLAPEQVARLESNLRADIWQLGCCFALMLGVAKRGRAGRDELWDSFCRTKDRRSCQIASEHEHFMKSLKVLCDESLSRREALSSQLAYELVSGMLDKNHETRLEIHQVLSRLDQLVAQMSTVSVGDVEMSYL, encoded by the exons ATGTTGTGTAATCGATTGTCTTTGACCACTCCTCAGCCACGACCCTACCGTTTTGCTGATGGCATTGACGGGACTTTCCAGAGGCTCGATGATTCCCTCCGGTTTGCTCACTGGATCAGAGATTGGAGTGAAAGCCACCTCAGACAAGGCTCAGCAGTGGCTGGTCTTATCGATGTAAGGTCACAGACTCTGGAGACAGACCTCGATGCCCTACGATATGAACTGCACGAGATGGGCTCCAGCATCGTCAATGGCGTTCCCACCTATATTGGAGAACTCTTGGAAAGAATAAAAAGATGTGTCGCCGAACTTACAGAACTCGTCGACTTCTACGGCCAAAACAGAGAACAGGGGCGCTCTGATGCCCTTGACGCTCTGTTTGCCTCCCAGTTCATTCTGGACATTGATGAGAGAACCGGCTACCCTCGATCCCTGCCGAATCAGCAAGGACTAGTGCAGATGGCCATAAGTATTGCCGAGACTCTAGGGAAAACATCACTAAACGGAGCATCTCTGGTTCCCCAAATGGAGGCGGTGCAGTCGTTCGAGGAGCATCG CCCGCATTTAGAGAGATGTCTATTTCAATTCGCCAGGATGCTCGAGCCGCGATACGTACATACCTACAACAAGACCGAGGACGTGCCTTACGAGCAGAAGGCATTCGAACCCATCGCCAAGGGGAGCTTCGGGGCAGTCGTTAGGGTAGAGCacaagaaaacttctgagGAACTTGCGATGAAAACCTTCTTCTGTAATGATCGGAGCAAGATTCTACAGGAGATCGGGGTTCTGGAAGTTTGCAACCACCCCAACATCGTCAAACTGGTCGAAGCATTCACTGTAGCCAACGACGAGAGATACGAAGAGGACAACGGCATCATTCATCTCATACTGAGACCCTGGGCCCCCTATACCCTCGAAGACTTTTTGAAGTCAACAGACGGAAAACGCAAAGATCGATGCAAATGGTTCAGCCCAGGCTCACCACAGTCAGGCCTCTGCATCTATCGTatcatgaagaagttggcACAAGCCGTGGCTTCTATGCATGGACGGTCAATCAAGCACAAGGACATCAAGCCCGACAACATCTTGCTCCACGAACCCAATTCCCCAAACATCCGTCCTCTTTTGACTGATGTTGGCGTGAGCAAGGTATTCATCCGTGGGGGGTCAACCAATTTCGACGACTGCTCATATATCTTCCTCGCTCCAGAGCAAGTCGCGAGATTGGAGAGCAATCTCCGTGCTGATATATGGCAACTCGGATGCTGCTTTGCACTGATGCTAGGTGTGGCGAAGAGAGGGAGAGCTGGACGAGATGAACTGTGGGATAGCTTTTGTCGGACAAAGGATAGGCGGTCGTGTCAGATTGCCTCAGAGCATGAGCACTTCATGAAGAGTCTCAAGGTCTTGTGTGACGAGAGCCTGTCTAGACGCGAGGCCTTGAGCAGCCAGTTGGCGTATGAGCTTGTATCAGGAATGTTGGACAAGAACCATGAAACAAGGCTGGAGATTCATCAAGTCTTGTCACGCCTTGACCAACTTGTTGCTCAGATGAGCACAGTTTCAGTGGGCGATGTTGAAATGAGCTATTTGTGA
- a CDS encoding ABC transporter ATP-binding protein ARB1, which produces MAPSSSKEKRLAKKAAEGKLKGKKGKKTEEPELDAHGNPIKDDDAPATSGAKLEEVKRLTEQMDKHGISDRVTTGVLASTQTSKDVKITSCSLVFHGRVLITDSTLELTYGRRYGLLGENGCGKSTFLKAIAAREYPIPEHLDLYLLNEGAPPSDLGALEWVVREAELELERLDHQAEKLLEDEGPESPVLLDLYEHMDKLDPSTFATRASLILTGLGFNKKTIHKKTKDMSGGWRMRVALAKALFVKPSVLLLDDPTAHLDLEACVWLEEYLKKWERTLVLVSHSMDFLNGVCSNMIDMRGKQLIYYGGNYDSYSKTRTENETNQMKAYQKQQDEIVHIKKFIASAGTYANLVRQAKSRQKILDKMEADGFIQPVEQDRVFTFRFADVDKLPPPVLSFDNVTFSYSGKPEDDLYRNLDLGFDMDSRTALVGPNGVGKSTLLRLMTGKLSPTGGVVTRHTHLKLGLYSQHSSEQLDLTKSALDFVRDKYSEKSQDYQYWRQQLGKYGLSGDSQTALMGTLSEGQKSRIVFALLAIESPNMLLLDEPTNGLDIPTIDSLADAINAFSGGVIVVSHDFRLLDKIAKQILVCENQTIRTWDGSISEYKNYLRKKMISAGAV; this is translated from the exons atggccccctcttcatccaaggagaagcgtctcgccaagaaggctgccgagggcaagctcaagggcaagaagggcaagaagactgAGGAGCCTGAGCTCGATGCCCACGGCAACCCCATCAAGGACGATGATGCCCCCGCGACTTCAGGCGCAAAGCTCGAAGAGGTGAAGCGTCTCACCGAGCAGATGGACAAGCACGGTATCTCTGACCGTGTCACCACCGGTGTCCTCGCCTCTACCCAAACCAGCAAGGACGTCAAGATCACCAGTTGTTCTCTGGTCTTCCACGGTCGAGTCCTTATCACCGATTCCACTCTAGAGCTCACCTACGGTCGACGATACGGTCTTCTCGGTGAGAACGGCTGTGGAAAGTCCACTTTCCTCAAGGCCATCGCCGCCCGCGAGTACCCCATTCCTGAGCATCTCGATCTCTACCTTCTCAACGAGGGTGCTCCTCCCAGTGACCTCGGTGCCCTTGAGTGGGTCGTCCGAGAGGCtgagctggagctggagcgtCTCGACCACCAGgccgagaagcttcttgaggacGAGGGTCCTGAGAGCCctgttctccttgatctctaCGAG CACATGGACAAGCTTGATCCCTCAACCTTCGCTACCCGTGCTTCCCTTATCCTGACTGGTCTCGgtttcaacaagaagaccatccacaagaagaccaaggacATGTCTGGTGGTTGGCGTATGCGTGTCGCCCTTGCCAAGGCCCTCTTCGTCAAGCCCTCCGTTCTCCTTCTCGATGACCCCACTGCTCATTTGGATTTGGAGGCTTGTGTGTGGCTCGAGGAGTACCTCAAGAAGTGGGAGCGAACTCTCGTCCTCGTCTCCCACTCTATGGATTTCCTCAACGGTGTCTGCTCCAACATGATTGACATGCGAGGCAAGCAACTCATCTACTATGGTGGTAACTACGACTCTTACAGCAAGACTCGAACCGAGAACGAGACCAACCAGATGAAGGCCTACCAGAAGCAGCAGGATGAAATTGTTCACATCAAGAAGTTCATTGCTAGCGCTGGTACCTACGCCAACTTGGTCCGACAGGCCAAGTCCCGACAGAAGATTCTCGACAAGATGGAGGCCGATGGTTTCATCCAGCCTGTCGAGCAGGACCGTGTCTTCACTTTCCGTTTCGCCGATGTTGATAAGCTCCCTCCTCCCGTCCTGTCATTCGATAACGTCACCTTCTCTTACTCCGGTAAGCCTGAGGATGATCTGTACCGCAACCTCGACCTTGGTTTCGACATGGACTCCCGAACTGCCCTTGTCGGCCCCAACGGTGTGGGCAAGTCTACTTTGCTCCGCCTCATGACTGGCAAGCTTTCTCCCACAGGCGGTGTTGTTACCCGACACACTCACTTGAAGCTTGGTCTCTACTCTCAGCACAGTTCCGAGCAGCTTGACTTGACAAAGTCTGCTCTCGACTTCGTTCGCGACAAGTACAGTGAGAAGTCTCAGGACTACCAGTACTGGCGTCAGCAGCTCGGCAAATACGGTCTCAGCGGTGACTCTCAGACTGCCCTAATGGGTACCCTGTCTGAGGGTCAGAAGAGTCGTATCGTCTTTGCTCTGTTGGCTATTGAGAGCCCCAACATGTTGCTTCTTGACGAGCCTACCAACGGTCTGGATATTCCTACCATTGACAGTTTGGCAGATGCCATCAACGCCTTTAGCGGAGGTGTTATCGTCGTTTCTCACGATTTCCG ATTGCTCGACAAGATTGCCAAGCAGATTCTCGTCTGTGAGAACCAGACTATCCGCACATGGGACGGTTCCATCTCCGAGTACAAGAACTACCTCcgaaagaagatgatcaGCGCCGGAGCAGTCTAA
- a CDS encoding DNA helicase INO80, which produces MDQNGYNSSVLQRPPHREDGGDDDRDSRPHHHHHHHHHHHHHNNRRDGDSAGPGPIVGETATASSNAGGANVHQHSTFSLRSPKSEYRPPPFTSPNGHSHSHSHSHQNTPSAGHSLQSPPRPALPNPYMSSSTGAPGGPVAPSLPPPVGLNSSSPGSSAAGLHQQQHHRQPPAPPPAGPPPVSPLHPPVAYYPPGSNHDIYIPRETKPASRGFYDPTTDTTKESRVSDAATPGASWHNANANANAPPVGTPKTRDPYPYSQSAEQSTPSYYNGSYTSPRDPSYSRPRSPVSHSHQNPPAGSLSPPGRQPLLASPSARHGATANMTSSTNGASALTPYKSDLAAPSPPKPASASTSRANPMSFDSILSSSEPARKPKEQSPLISREVEPEIKQERDSRRDREPKHDSRESKQTKRSLEPEADHDTEVEKDVETEPEPFPGRDKEREPPVKKRGGRKSTKGRASDIRDAATPKNGRRLSIKKESPTPRLPAKRQANGLPKPKTWSAEMEKKIQNAETQIDNRASNLEPDEFDQQQYKERAQKRRRVMDQLDLEHGLSRRAAFATSTGKKLVLHAELGKRRYDDVFYDEALHEVREQEVYAEKERKKDMQRKRRREKSMAVTMEQKEAALARAEAAEDETERQKHLRDAERASKKAQQTKLILQKGIKGPARNLELNLEGGTMSSFQASDVESGEAGTPSGKRKGKGRSGPRLKKSKEQKQAEKDSAEAAQAALDAGEELPTKEENRVRIKIKKSKKDPSAETEKDKDDGDKTEDEPVEKKSKKNKDKDKEKVDDIPDNEKRFMSKGYNQIYDQIWRDMARKDVNKTFKLAVDSYATKASNLKKTAILASKEAKRWQLRTNKGTKDLQARAKRVMRDMMGFWKRNEREERDLRKAAEKQEIENARKEEADREAARQKRKLNFLISQTELYSHFIGKKIKTDEVERSTDNPDVAKDAHQIDQQKLDIDEPTGPVTGKVTNFENLDFEEGSEEALRAAAMANAQNAIAEAQKKARDFNNQGLDMDEEGEMNFQNPTGLGDVEIEQPKLINAQLKEYQLKGLNWLVNLYEQGINGILADEMGLGKTVQSISVMAYLAEKHDIWGPFLVVAPASTLHNWQQEIAKFVPEFKILPYWGGANDRKVLRKFWDRKHTTYRKDAPFHVCVTSYQLVVSDVAYFQKMRWQYMILDEAQAIKSSQSSRWKALLNFHCRNRLLLTGTPIQNNMQELWALLHFIMPSLFDSHDEFSEWFSKDIESHAQSNTKLNEDQLKRLHMILKPFMLRRVKKHVQKELGDKIEMDIFCDLTYRQRAYYSNLRNQINIMDLVEKATMGDDQDSGTLMNLVMQFRKVCNHPDLFERAEVNSPFACAYFAETASFVREGSEVAVGYSSRNLIEYELPRLIWRKGGRINKAGPDSQVAGWKNQALNHMMNVWSPDNIRESCDGSKAFSWLRFADTSPYEAYEATHQSLIVRAAKELQKRDRLGYMNVAYSDTEDQNYTPAHALFQIRARQNRKPLADITSEGILTQLMNVAQSDYNESGLGRLEPAGRPRASAPPIQVSCRSWGSEAERSEALFNAPIRKILYGPTVFEEKALVEKKLPIELWPTREMLPKPDHEKKGFTNISVPSMRRFVTDSGKLAKLDELLFKLKSEGHRVLLYFQMTRMIDMMEEYLTYRNYKYCRLDGSTKLEDRRDTVHDFQTRPEIFIFLLSTRAGGLGINLTSADTVIFYDSDWNPTIDSQAMDRAHRLGQTKQVTVYRLITRGTIEERIRKRAMQKEEVQRVVIQGGGASVDFSGRRAPENRNRDIAMWLADDEQAEMIERREKELLESGELEKQQKKKGGKRRKAENTASLDEMYHEGEHNSPIESLILS; this is translated from the exons ATGGATCAGAACGGCTATAACTCCTCGGTGCTGCAGCGGCCACCACATAgagaagatggtggagatgatgaCCGAGACTCCCGTCcgcatcaccatcatcatcaccaccatcatcaccatcaccacaaCAATAGGCGCGACGGTGACTCAGCTGGACCTGGGCCTATAGTTGGAGAAACGGCGACAGCCTCATCGAATGCAGGCGGCGCGAATGTGCATCAGCACTCCACCTTTAGCCTGCGCTCACCCAAGTCAGAATACCGTCCTCCTCCCTTTACATCTCCCAACGGCCATAGCCATAGTCATAGCCACAGCCATCAAAACACTCCAAGTGCCGGCCATTCCCTTCAATCCCCGCCTCGTCCAGCATTGCCCAATCCCTACATGTCATCGTCCACGGGCGCACCCGGCGGCCCCGTCGCTCCATCACTTCCACCTCCTGTAGGCCtcaactcatcatcacctggATCGTCAGCAGCAGGActtcatcagcagcagcatcatcgtcaacctcCAGCACCACCGCCTGCTGGTCCTCCGCCCGTGTCGCCGCTGCACCCTCCTGTTGCATACTACCCTCCCGGGTCGAACCACGACATTTATATACCGCGTGAAACCAAACCTGCATCGCGAGGTTTTTACGACCCTACAACTGATACAACGAAGGAAAGTCGAGTTTCTGACGCGGCGACGCCTGGAGCCTCCTGGCAcaacgccaacgccaacgccaacgcGCCCCCGGTTGGCACTCCAAAG ACTCGCGATCCGTACCCTTATTCGCAATCTGCCGAACAAAGTACTCCTTCATATTACAACGGCTCTTATACATCTCCACGAGATCCATCATACAGTCGACCGCGAAGTCCAGTGTCACATTCGCATCAGAATCCACCAGCTGGATCTCTCAGCCCTCCGGGGCGACAACCTCTACTCGCTTCTCCAAGTGCGAGACATGGTGCTACGGCCAACATGACTTCTTCTACTAACGGGGCTTCTGCCCTTACACCTTACAAGTCTGATCTTGCAGCTCCATCGCCACCAAAGCCGGCATCGGCAAGC ACATCAAGAGCAAACCCAATGTCTTTTGACAGCATCCTCTCTAGCTCTGAGCCCGCTCGAAAACCTAAAGAACAATCTCCTCTGATTTCACGAGAAGTCGAACCAGAAATCAAGCAAGAGCGAGATTCTAGACGTGATCGAGAACCGAAGCACGACTCGCGGGAATCAAAGCAGACAAAACGCTCCCTAGAGCCCGAAGCGGATCACGACACAGAGGTGGAAAAAGATGTCGAGACTGAGCCCGAACCTTTCCCTGGTAgagacaaagaaagagagCCTCCTGTCAAGAAGCGAGGAGGTCGAAAGTCAACAAAAGGCCGTGCTTCTGATATTCGAGATGCCGCTACGCCTAAGAATGGTCGCAGATTATCGATCAAGAAGGAATCGCCAACACCTCGACTTCCCGCTAAGCGACAAGCAAATGGCCTGCCCAAGCCAAAGACTTGGTCAGCAGaaatggagaagaagattcaGAACGCTGAGACACAGATTGACAACAGAGCTTCAAATCTGGAACCCGATGAATTTGATCAGCAGCAATACAAGGAGCGAGCTCAGAAGCGACGACGCGTAATGGATCAACTCGACCTGGAACATGGTCTCTCCCGGCGTGCCGCTTTTGCGACTTCAACCGGCAAGAAGCTCGTACTCCATGCAGAGCTCGGTAAACGACGCTATGACGATGTGTTCTACGACGAAGCACTCCATGAGGTCCGCGAACAAGAAGTTTACGCCGAAAAGGAGCGCAAGAAGGATATGCAGCGCAAGCGACGTCGTGAGAAGTCAATGGCTGTTACCATGGAGCAGAAAGAGGCAGCTCTGGCTCGCgccgaggctgctgaagaCGAAACCGAACGGCAGAAACATCTTCGAGATGCTGAACGCGCCAGTAAGAAGGCACAGCAGACGAAACTCATTCTCCAGAAGGGTATCAAGGGTCCTGCCCGTAATTTGGAGCTTAACCTGGAGGGTGGCACTATGTCTTCATTCCAGGCTTCTGATGTGGAATCTGGGGAAGCAGGTACACCATCTGGCAAGCGAAAGGGCAAGGGTCGTAGCGGACCCCGTCTCAAGAAGTCCAAGGAGCAAAAGCAAGCCGAAAAGGATTCTGCTGAGGCTGCCCAAGCTGCTCTCGATGCTGGAGAGGAACTCCCAACCAAAGAAGAGAACCGCGTTCgaatcaagatcaagaaatCCAAGAAAGATCCTTCTGCTGAGACGGAGAAAGACAAGGACGACGGCGATAAGACCGAAGACGAGCCTGTCGAGAAGAAaagcaagaagaacaaagacaaagacaaggagAAGGTCGATGACATTCCCGACAACGAGAAGCGGTTCATGTCTAAGGGCTACAATCAAATTTACGACCAGATTTGGCGAGATATGGCTCGTAAAGATGTCAACAAGACCTTCAAGCTTGCCGTGGACTCTTATGCCACAAAAGCCTCAAATCTTAAAAAGACAGCCATCTTGGCATCGAAGGAAGCAAAGCGCTGGCAATTACGGACAAACAAGGGTACCAAAGATCTCCAAGCTCGAGCAAAGCGTGTTATGCGTGACATGATGGGCTTTTGGAAGCGTAACGAGCGAGAAGAACGAGATCTCCGcaaggctgctgagaagcAGGAGATCGAGAATGCccgaaaagaagaagccgacCGTGAGGCCGCCCGTCAAAAGAGAAAGCTTAACTTCCTTATCTCGCAAACTGAGCTGTATTCTCACTTTATcggcaagaagatcaagactGATGAGGTGGAACGAAGTACCGACAACCCGGATGTCGCCAAGGACGCCCATCAGATTGACCAGCAGAAACTCGACATCGATGAGCCGACAGGACCAGTCACTGGTAAGGTTACCAACTTCGAGAACCTTGACTTCGAGGAGGGCAGCGAAGAGGCTCTCCGTGCTGCTGCTATGGCCAATGCTCAGAATGCCATCGCTGAGGCGCAGAAGAAGGCCCGTGACTTCAACAACCAGGGTCTTGAcatggatgaagagggcgagATGAACTTCCAGAACCCCACAGGGCTGGGCGACGTCGAGATCGAACAACCGAAGCTTATCAATGCCCAACTCAAGGAATACCAGCTCAAGGGTCTCAACTGGCTTGTCAATTTGTACGAGCAGGGTATCAACGGCATTTTGGCAGACGAAATGGGTCTCGGAAAGACTGTTCAGTCCATCTCCGTCATGGCTTACCTGGCTGAGAAGCACGACATTTGGGGACCCTTCCTTGTTGTTGCTCCTGCTTCTACTCTGCACAACTGGCAGCAGGAAATTGCCAAGTTCGTCCCCGAGTTCAAAATTCTTCCATACTGGGGTGGCGCCAATGACCGAAAGGTTCTCCGAAAGTTCTGGGATCGCAAGCACACGACATATCGAAAGGACGCCCCTTTCCACGTTTGTGTTACTTCGTATCAGCTGGTCGTGTCTGATGTGGCCTACttccagaagatgagatggcAATACATgattcttgatgaagcccAAGCCATCAAGAGTTCTCAAAGTTCTCGATGGAAGGCATTACTCAACTTCCACTGCCGAAACCGCTTGCTTCTCACTGGTACACCCATCCAGAACAACATGCAAGAACTTTGGGCACTTCTCCATTTCATCATGCCGTCGCTCTTCGACTCACACGACGAATTCAGCGAATGGTTCTCCAAGGATATTGAGTCTCACGCACAAAGTAATACCAAGCTTAACGAGGACCAGCTCAAGCGTCTGCACATGATTCTCAAGCCTTTCATGCTTCGTCGTGTCAAGAAGCATGTGCAGAAGGAGCTCGgtgacaagattgagatggaTATCTTCTGTGATCTCACTTACAGACAACGCGCGTATTACAGTAATCTTCGAAACCAGATTAACATTATGGATCTCGTCGAAAAGGCTACCATGGGCGATGACCAAGATTCAGGTACACTAATGAACTTGGTCATGCAGTTCCGAAAGGTCTGTAACCATCCCGATCTCTTCGAGCGCGCCGAGGTCAATTCACCATTTGCTTGCGCCTACTTTGCCGAGACCGCGTCTTTCGTCCGTGAGGGTAGCGAAGTTGCCGTGGGTTATTCAAGTCGCAACTTGATTGAATACGAGCTTCCCCGCCTTATCTGGAGAAAAGGAGGCCGAATCAACAAGGCGGGCCCGGATAGTCAAGTTGCAGGCTGGAAGAACCAGGCACTGAACCACATGATGAATGTCTGGAGCCCAGATAACATCCGCGAGAGCTGTGATGGATCAAAGGCATTCTCGTGGCTTAGGTTTGCTGACACTTCTCCTTATGAGGCTTATGAGGCCACTCACCAAAGCCTGATTGTCCGAGCTGCCAAGGAGCTTCAGAAACGCGACAGACTTGGATACATGAACGTGGCCTACAGCGACACTGAGGATCAGAACTACACTCCCGCCCATGCCCTGTTCCAGATTCGGGCGCGACAGAACCGAAAGCCTCTAGCGGACATCACCAGTGAAGGCATCTTGACCCAGCTGATGAATGTCGCTCAATCAGACTACAACGAGTCTGGTCTTGGCCGTCTGGAACCCGCTGGTAGACCTCGCGCTTCAGCACCTCCAATCCAGGTGTCTTGCCGCAGTTGGGGCTCTGAGGCCGAACGCAGCGAAGCTCTGTTTAATGCACCAATCCGCAAGATTCTCTATGGCCCTACCGTCTTTGAGGAGAAGGCTCtcgtggagaagaagcttcccATAGAGTTATGGCCCACTCGCGAGATGCTGCCTAAGCCTGAtcatgagaagaagggcttCACTAATATCTCTGTTCCTTCCATGCGGCGCTTTGTTACTGACAGTGGTAAGCTGGCTAAGCTTGATGAACTTCtgttcaagctcaagagtgAGGGTCATCGTGTACTCCTGTACTTCCAGATGACTCGCATGATTGACATGATGGAAGAGTATTTGACGTACCGCAACTACAAGTACTGTCGACTGGATGGTTCTACCAAGCTGGAAGATCGACGAGACACCGTGCACGACTTCCAGACTCGTCCcgagatcttcatcttccttctgtCTACTCGCGCTGGTGGTCTTGGTATCAACCTTACATCCGCCGATACTGTCATCTTCTACGACTCCGATTGGAACCCGACCATCGATTCGCAAGCCATGGATCGAGCACATCGTCTGGGCCAGACCAAGCAGGTCACAGTCTATCGTCTCATCACGCGCGGCACAATCGAAGAGCGCATCCGTAAGAGAGCAATGCAGAAGGAAGAGGTTCAACGTGTCGTCATCCAGGGTGGTGGTGCAAGCGTTGATTTCTCTGGCCGTCGTGCTCCCGAGAACCGCAACCGTGATATTGCTATGTGGCTTGCGGATGATGAGCAAGCTGAGATGATCGAGCGCCGCGAAaaggagcttcttgaatcaggcgagcttgagaagcagcaaaagaaaaagggtgGCAAGCGACGCAAGGCCGAGAATACGGCCAGTCTGGATGAGATGTATCATGAAGGTGAGCATAACAGTCCAATTGAATCTTTGATTCTAAGCTAA
- a CDS encoding hypothetical protein (At least one base has a quality score < 10): MDRRNMNSGVRFCRWRVELQSFFWIIDSIPLSYMRRHHLPSFIVLESCNRRYQRHKGPDPRHRESFAAIHVEGVSGYAVVPAGLPKSGDSGRRGTRVLPASLSVLFIVLLFLIICGFDSSELRVPKVFYSHRPC, from the coding sequence ATGGATAGACGGAACATGAACAGTGGAGTACGGTTCTGTCGATGGCGGGTCGAGTTGCAGTCATTCTTTTGGATCATCGATTCCATTCCTCTCTCGTATATgcgtcgtcatcatcttccgTCGTTCATTGTCCTCGAATCTTGTAATAGACGCTACCAACGCCATAAAGGACCCGACCCCAGGCATCGTGAGTCTTTTGCAGCAATCCATGTTGAGGGCGTTTCTGGTTATGCCGTTGTTCCGGCCGGTCTGCCGAAGTCCGGTGATAGTGGCCGTCGTGGTACACGAGTTCTCCCGGCATCGTTATCCGTATTGTTTATCGTATTgttatttttaattatatgTGGATTTGATTCAAGTGAATTGCGTGTTCCGAAAGTTTTCTATTCCCATAGACCTTGCTAG
- a CDS encoding hypothetical protein (At least one base has a quality score < 10) — translation MKFSAAIVAAAATAASAKLEPITMKGSKLFYSNGTQFFMKGVAYQQDTAAAGETNDKTTKYIDPLADEEACKRDIPLLKQLGTNIIRTYAINPKADHKACMKLLDDAGIYVISDLSEPSVSINRDDPKWDVELYERYIGVVDELGQYDNVVGFFAGNEVSNNVSNTQASAFVKAAVRDTKKHIKSKFSRWLGVGYASNDDVDIREQIADYFNCGDDDSRIDYWGYNIYSWCGKSSMQDSGYSDQAKFFEDYSVPVFFAEYGCNEPDGAAGRIFDETTALYEEKVMTDVFSGGIVYMYFQEANDYGLVKISKNGDAVKQKDFAQLQKKANAAKPSGVEEDSYKPTGKAATCPEQSKNWKANSVLPPVPDSDLCDCMVKSRSYKKICTAINANATAGIYGAYSMCSNEAKLAYILDAYYTSQKSAADACDFKGKATTQKAESQDSCKSALASASKINEEVATATHAVASSSTGGSNSSSEDDENFGLQAASIARVFSLGDFAVGAYMAVAGVVGAGMVLL, via the exons ATGAAGTTTTCCGCTGCCATTGTCGCTGCGGCGGCCACGGCTGCCAGCGCCAAGCTGGAGCCTATCACCATGAAG GGATCCAAGCTCTTCTACTCCAACGGAACTCAGTTCTTCATGAAGGGTGTTGCTTACCAACAGGATACCGCCGCCGCTGGTGAGACCAACGACAAGACTACCAAGTACATCGATCCTCTCGCCGATGAGGAAGCTTGCAAGCGTGATATCCCTCTCCTCAAGCAGCTCGGTACCAACATCATCCGAACTTACGCTATCAACCCCAAGGCCGACCACAAGGCCTGCATGAAGCTGCTCGACGATGCTGGAATCTACGTCATCTCTGATCTTTCTGAGCCCAGCGTCTCCATCAACCGTGATGACCCCAAGTGGGATGTTGAGCTGTACGAGCGCTACATCGGAGTtgtcgatgagcttggcCAGTACGACAACGTCGTCGGTTTCTTTGCCGGTAACGAGGTCTCCAACAACGTCTCCAACACCCAGGCTTCTGCATTCGTCAAGGCCGCTGTCCGTGACACCAAGAAGCACATCAAGAGCAAGTTCTCCCGCTGGCTCGGTGTCGGTTACGCCTCCAACGATGATGTAGATATTCGCGAGCAGATTGCCGACTACTTCAACTGCGGTGATGACGACTCCCGCATCGACTACTGGGGTTACAACATCTACTCTTGGTGCGGTAAGAGCAGCATGCAGGACTCTGGTTACTCTGACCAGGCCAAGTTCTTTGAGGACTACTCTGTTCCTGTCTTCTTCGCTGAGTACGGTTGCAACGAGCCCGATGGTGCTGCTGGCCGTATCTTCGATGAGACCACCGCCCTGTACGAGGAGAAGGTCATGACCGATGTCTTCAGCGGTGGTATCGTCTACATGTACTTCCAGGAGGCCAACGACTACGGTCtcgtcaagatcagcaaGAACGGTGATGCTGTCAAGCAGAAGGACTTTGCCCAGctccagaagaaggccaacgCCGCCAAGCCTTCCGGTGTTGAGGAGGACAGCTACAAGCCCACTGGCAAGGCCGCCACCTGCCCCGAGCAGTCCAAGAACTGGAAGGCCAACAGTGTTCTCCCCCCTGTCCCCGACTCCGACCTCTGCGACTGCATGGTCAAGAGCCGAAGCT acaagaagatcTGCACTGCTATCAACGCCAACGCCACTGCCGGTATCTATGGTGCCTACAGCATGTGCTCCAACGAGGCTAAGCTTGCTTACATCCTCGACGCCTACTACACCTCCCAGAAGTCCGCTGCCGATGCTTGTGacttcaagggcaaggccACCACCCAGAAGGCCGAGAGCCAGGACTCTTGCAAGTCTGCTCTCGCCTCCGCCAGCAAGATCAACGAGGAGGTTGCCACTGCCACCCACGCCGTCGCTTCTTCCTCCACCGGTGGttccaacagcagcagcgagGACGACGAGAACTTTGGTCTCCAGGCTGCCTCCATCGCCCGCGTCTTCTCCCTCGGTGACTTCGCCGTTGGCGCCTACATGGCCGTCGCTGGTGTTGTCGGTGCCGGCATGGTCCTTCTGTAA